A single genomic interval of Dromiciops gliroides isolate mDroGli1 chromosome 1, mDroGli1.pri, whole genome shotgun sequence harbors:
- the CREB3 gene encoding LOW QUALITY PROTEIN: cyclic AMP-responsive element-binding protein 3 (The sequence of the model RefSeq protein was modified relative to this genomic sequence to represent the inferred CDS: deleted 1 base in 1 codon), giving the protein MSTMEAVLDPGDKDLLDFLREEGGDLWGILEEGQEVQQDDGMLPPDVLSEWEAKDFLMSLLGPPTSPSLPSPSSYSVIHTDHTYSLSRDVLASSQEEVYIDLDDRDLRDVTQESKVSLQMEEMTLKHEFPQLMLTDEEKRLLEKEGLTLPETLPLTKVEERALKQVRRKIRNKQSAQESRRKKKVYVGGLESRVLACTAQNLELQKKVQLLEKQNLSLLDQLKKFQALVAEMTTKSTSNSTCIVVLLFSFCLFLFPAMYPSKIRGHQPAAITLSRQIRSLPSDNHSLLLESSAWPMEEKSEVTLNPPADVTSLAPDNSSSDPLAGTSDEQILKPPAPTHSTLLPSEATEKQGWAPTTPPIILRGRHSNEM; this is encoded by the exons aTGTCCACCATGGAGGCTGTCCTGGACCCAGGTGACAAAGACCTGCTGGATTTcttgagggaggaagggggagatcTGTGGGGAATACTTGAGGAGGGGCAAGAGGTCCAGCAGGATGATGGGATGCTGCCTCCTGAT GTGCTGAGTGAATGGGAAGCAAAAGATTTCCTGATGTCTCTGCTGGGACCTCCCACCTCACCATCCCTCCCAAGTCCTTCTAGCTACAGCGTCATTCACACTGACCACACCTACTCCCTGAGCAGGGATGTTCTGGCTTCCTCCCAAGAGGAGGTCTACATTGATCTGG ATGATAGGGATCTCAGAGATGTGACTCAAGAATCAAAGGTCTCCTTGCAGATGGAAGAAATGACACTTAAG CATGAGTTTCCTCAGTTGATgttgacagatgaggagaaaAGACTGCTAGAGAAAGAAGGGTTGACCCTTCCTGAAACTCTGCCCCTTACTAAG GTAGAGGAGCGAGCCTTGAAACAAGTTCGGAGGAAGATTCGGAACAAACAGTCAGCTCAAGAaagtagaaggaagaagaaagtgtaTGTGGGAGGGCTCGAAAGTAG GGTCTTGGCCTGCACAGCTCAAAACCTGGAGTTACAAAAGAAAGTCCAGCTCTTGGAGAAGCAGAATTT ATCCCTTTTGGATCAGCTAAAGAAGTTCCAGGCTCTGGTAGCCGAGATGACGACC AAATCCACCAGCAACAGCACCTGCATTGTG GTCCTGCTCTTCTCCTtctgcctcttcctctttcctgccATGTATCCGTCTAAGATCCGGGGCCACCAGCCAGCAGCAATCA CGCTGTCCCGTCAGATCCGGTCCCTTCCCAGTGATAATCACTCTCTTCTTCTGGAGTCTTCTGCCTGGCCAATGGAGGAGAAATCAGAGGTCACCTTAAATCCACCAGCAGATGTAACCTCTCTAGCCCCAGACAATTCTTCCTCTGATCCTCTTGCTGGAACCAGTGATGAGCAGATTCTGAAGCCACCAGCCCCAACACATTCTACTCTTCTGCCTTCAGAGGCCACAGAGAAGCAGGGCTGGGCCCCCACTACACCCCCTATAATTCTTCGAGGACGGCACTCCAATGAGATGTGA